The genomic window CCAAGCCATTGTCCCGCAGAGTACGACCCGTCGAGACTAAATCAACTATCGCCTCAGACATACCTGTGATTGGTCCCAGCTCCACTGAGCCATATAGAGGCACCACCTCAACGGGCAGATCGAGTGCTTGAAAGTAATGACGAGCGCAGTGAACGAATTTTGTTGCGACGCGGCAGTGCGGGGGGAGTTCCAGAGCGCTGCGGTAAGGACTGTCTCGCCGCACGGCTACCGACAGGCGACAGCGCCCGAAGCCTAGATCGACCAGTTGGGCAACTCCTGGCTGCTTCTCACGCAGAACATCTGAACCTACGACCCCAAGCTGAGCTTGACCGTACTCGACATACACGGGGACATCCTGTGTGCGCACCAGCAGAGCGCTGGCAGTCCCAGTTGGGTCGCTGACTTGCAGTAGCCGGTTCTTCGGGTCTAGAAGCACGCTGAAGTCTAGACCAATGCTGGCAAACAGACGGATACTCTCTTCCAGCAGGGCACCCTTGGGCAGCGCTACAGTAATCACGGTTCGCTCCCCTCCACATGCTCTAACTTGATTGTGTCTGGACCGCTGACCCAGGCTAATTTAGCGATGCGACGACGGCGAGCGTAAGCACGCACTTCTTCGGGCGGACGCTGATGCAAATCAAGCTCTACCCGTAGCTGGGCTGCCCGCAACAGAGCAGCATGGGAAAACGCTGTGGCATACGCCTCAGGGGTTAGGGGCACAACCAACCAATCGGCAATTGGAACTCGCTCGGGCAGTTGCCCAGTAGCCAGGAGCCAACTGTGCAGCTCCTCTAGATTTAAGACGAAGCCAATACCTGGACAAGGTTCACGCTCAGGAGCATAAAGGTTTAGCAACTGGTCATACCGTCCACCCTGCCCCAGCAGATGGGTTCCGGATACGACCTCAAACACAATCCCCGTGTAGTAGTCGAAGGTCTGGATCAGGCTGAGGTCTAACACTAGGGGGACACCCTCTAGCAGCTCGACTAAAGCTTTGAGACGATTGAGTAAGCCCCGCTCACGAGGTGCCAAGTCTAAAGCAGCTAGCCGCGCCAGCACCTCGGCAGGTTCTCCTCGCAACTCCAGTAAGAAGAGAGCCCTCTGCCGCAATGCCGGATCTAGAGGCATTGTCTCCAGGCTTACTCGATCCAGGCCAGCAATGGCCTGCCGAACAGTCTCCCGCACTGCCTCCGGAAATCCAGACAGCAATGCCTGCGTGAGCCCTGCTTCGCCTAGAATCAGAGACCAGCCGCTCTGAGCCACACCCAGGTTTTCTAGGCAGTCACGCAGCAGCAGCAAGACTTCGGCATCGGCAACGAGTCCGCCGCCGCCCAAAAGCTCAACGCCTGACTGGAAAGATTCTTGAGGACCTGGATAGCTGCTGCTACGCAGAGGTCTAAAGACATTGGCGTTGTAGTAGAGACGCAGTGGCAGAGTGGCTCCGGCCATCCGAGTGACTGCGGCTCGGGCAATTGAGGCAGTCAGCTCGGGCCGTAATCCCAGAGTCTGCCCCTCTCCATCGCGCAACTGCATCACCGTGTGCGACTGCAGTGCCCCCCCTGCCGTCAGAGTGTCTAAACGCTCTAGAGTCGGCGTAATAATTTGATGGTAGTTCCAGGCACTAAAGACCTGCTGGAGGCGCTGCTCGATCCAGCGTTTCTGGACAACGTCTAGGGGCAGCAGGTCGCGGCTCCCGGCGGGCGGTTGATGAATCACCTGAAGAGATCTCGCGCGGCTTGCGATGCTTGGGCTTTGCTAGTTTACCGCTTTGACCACCCTCTGCCGTTGCTCAGGCAAAATTATTTTTTACCGAATAGACCACCAAACAGGCCACCACCTTTGCCTGAGTCACCCTTACGGGGCGTGGTTTTTCCCTTCGCGCTAGTGCCTGCCGCA from Leptolyngbya sp. FACHB-261 includes these protein-coding regions:
- the hisG gene encoding ATP phosphoribosyltransferase codes for the protein MITVALPKGALLEESIRLFASIGLDFSVLLDPKNRLLQVSDPTGTASALLVRTQDVPVYVEYGQAQLGVVGSDVLREKQPGVAQLVDLGFGRCRLSVAVRRDSPYRSALELPPHCRVATKFVHCARHYFQALDLPVEVVPLYGSVELGPITGMSEAIVDLVSTGRTLRDNGLVELEVLFESTARLVAHPLSYRLNRGNLSDWVDQLRMSCQSTIS
- a CDS encoding ATP phosphoribosyltransferase regulatory subunit; this encodes MIHQPPAGSRDLLPLDVVQKRWIEQRLQQVFSAWNYHQIITPTLERLDTLTAGGALQSHTVMQLRDGEGQTLGLRPELTASIARAAVTRMAGATLPLRLYYNANVFRPLRSSSYPGPQESFQSGVELLGGGGLVADAEVLLLLRDCLENLGVAQSGWSLILGEAGLTQALLSGFPEAVRETVRQAIAGLDRVSLETMPLDPALRQRALFLLELRGEPAEVLARLAALDLAPRERGLLNRLKALVELLEGVPLVLDLSLIQTFDYYTGIVFEVVSGTHLLGQGGRYDQLLNLYAPEREPCPGIGFVLNLEELHSWLLATGQLPERVPIADWLVVPLTPEAYATAFSHAALLRAAQLRVELDLHQRPPEEVRAYARRRRIAKLAWVSGPDTIKLEHVEGSEP